The following coding sequences are from one Brienomyrus brachyistius isolate T26 chromosome 15, BBRACH_0.4, whole genome shotgun sequence window:
- the LOC125708734 gene encoding arylamine N-acetyltransferase, pineal gland isozyme NAT-3-like: MDTEKYLLRIGFDGPATPTLETLNRIHRRHLLSVPFENLTIHSGGWVDLELQCLYDKIVNQRRGGFCYENNGLFSWLLSQLGFKITVLSAQVKNRITRVYGPPFDHLIVMVMLEGQRWLCDVGFGAGFEIPISLETEDSQKQEHGVFRVRCEGETMFLETVEEDQTEGKSKEEGWTGLYKFTLQPREREDFLAMCLYHQTSPSSIFYCKSLCSLLLPNGRVTYMGHKLTVTSFPSEVGGPISKTTLKISDKEIPELLRETFGMVLPSPIIPKDEVIIPPASIY, from the coding sequence ATGGACACAGAAAAATACTTGCTAAGGATCGGCTTTGATGGACCTGCAACACCAACACTTGAGACTCTTAATCGCATTCACAGGAGACATTTGTTGTCTGTACCGTTTGAAAATTTGACTATTCACAGTGGCGGCTGGGTGGACTTGGAGCTACAATGTCTTTATGATAAAATAGTCAACCAACGACGGGGAGGCTTCTGCTACGAGAATAATGGCCTGTTCTCGTGGCTACTATCACAGCTGGGATTTAAGATCACTGTCTTGTCGGCTCAAGTCAAGAACCGCATCACTCGGGTTTACGGGCCTCCGTTTGACCACCTCATCGTCATGGTGATGCTGGAGGGACAGCGATGGCTCTGTGACGTTGGCTTCGGGGCAGGCTTTGAAATCCCCATTTCTTTGGAGACCGAAGATTCCCAGAAGCAGGAGCATGGTGTGTTCCGTGTCCGGTGTGAGGGGGAGACCATGTTCCTGGAAACGGTTGAGGAGGACCAAACCGAAGGGAAGAGCAAGGAAGAGGGCTGGACTGGGCTGTACAAATTTACCTTGCAGCCTAGGGAAAGGGAGGATTTCTTAGCGATGTGTCTCTATCATCAGACCTCCCCGAGTTCAATCTTCTACTGCAAGTCTCTCTGTTCCCTTCTGCTACCCAATGGACGGGTCACCTACATGGGACACAAGTTGACGGTCACTAGCTTCCCTTCTGAAGTGGGTGGCCCTATCTCTAAGACCACCCTGAAGATATCAGACAAGGAGATACCAGAGCTTCTGAGGGAGACATTTGGAATGGTGCTCCCTTCTCCCATAATCCCAAAAGATGAGGTCATTATTCCACCCGCCTCCATTTATTAG